The Branchiostoma floridae strain S238N-H82 chromosome 17, Bfl_VNyyK, whole genome shotgun sequence genome has a window encoding:
- the LOC118404092 gene encoding uncharacterized protein LOC118404092 — MFTRSFKILDRLARQHSTFRDGGLPWNKYGTAVGAVISTGASLVAMYSAYDSRKNLEAHSRKEFGRAFAELQNDFYTTEMNRVQRKLYNLKRRADNEGRSWDDVCGEWAADDLTLSLTPPEKLTKEQKIRLKEVEEIGEASRTWTAFFNKFRSLYKRGVISDEDVKQHNFPSEGQMKGYVTVVDPILQACSVVFVGNVKIPEYSQAEIAGFLSTTFLDGRYILTEEKLRERHDKYMLLREQVLENMKPEAQKEREKWYQWP, encoded by the exons ATGTTTACACGGTCGTTTAAAATCCTGGATCGACTTGCCCGACAACACTCAACCTTTCGCGATGGAGGGTTACCCTGGAACAAGTATGGCACAGCGGTCGGAGCTGTTATATCTACCGGAGCCTCCCTGGTGGCGATGTACTCAGCTTACGACTCAAGGAAGAATCTGGAAGCACACAGCAGAAAGGAGTTCGGACGAGCCTTTGCAGAACTCCAG AACGACTTCTACACGACTGAGATGAATCGTGTTCAGAGGAAGCTCTACAACTTGAAGAGAAGGGCGGACAACGAAGGTCGAAGCTGGGATGACGTGTGCGGAGAGTGGGCCGCTGACGACCTGACTCTTTCCCTGACACCACCGGAAAAACTAACAAAAGAGCAGAAG ATCCGATTGAAGGAGGTGGAGGAAATAGGAGAAGCTAGTAGGACTTGGACTGCCTTCTTTAATAAATTTCGCTCCCTCTACAAACGGGGCGTCATTTCTGATGAAGATGTGAAGCAGCACAACTTCCCCAGCGAGGGACAAATGAAGGGATATGTCACCGTGGTCGACCCGATATTACAAGCATGCAGCGTCGTGTTTGTGGGAAATGTAAAAATCCCAGAATACAGTCAGGCAGAAATAGCTGGATTTCTTAGCACAACTTTCCTTGATGGTCGCTACATTCTTACAGAGGAGAAACTAAGAGAGAGGCATGACAAATACATGCTCTTGAGAGAGCAGGTTTTGGAAAACATGAAACCGGAGGCTCAGAAGGAAAGAGAAAAATGGTACCAGTGGCCTTAA